Within Diospyros lotus cultivar Yz01 chromosome 15, ASM1463336v1, whole genome shotgun sequence, the genomic segment CATTTTGCCCGTTCTGAGAAATGAATgccaaaagggaaaagagaggtTGCACCAGGTGGATGTGGATGGTTCGATTAAAGCTCCGATGACCGGCACTTGCAAACACTCCAACGTCCTagtaagtaagagagtaagcTAAGTATTAACCAACCAAAGAGTGAGGGCGTACCTTGGATCTGAAGAGAGCCATCTAAATataggaggagatgtcctctcCACATGTCTTGTGcttttgcaggtgatgggactgtaTACCGGCGCTGGTGAGGTTTCCCAGGTGGCAGCTTGGCGTTGATTGatccctcattaatgtggatgggatgtAAGGCGAGCGTACAAATAATCAGTAGAGGCTACAATAGTGTTGTTGCAGGCTGGTATAGGGCCAAGATAAGATCGTCATGGGCCAAGAGATGGGCCAGGAGAGAGGCCAGATTGGGCCCGGACAGTCTAGCCAGAATGATGTCTAGCCCATCATTATTCCGTGATCTTTTCGTTCATGCGAGCTGAATGGCCGATCTAGGAGCCGATTGGTCCTGCAGTCTGCGAGCTGATTGGTCTCGATCATCGAATTGAGAGCATTGCTAGGAGCTCATTTAAAGCCTACTTAGTCCCACGATCTGAGCTCGAAGTTAGGCAATGTGTGACCTGGAACTGACGACCTCGTCCATGGGCCTGTTGGGCTTCGAGTGATTAGGCCAGCTTGCAGGGTCGAGTCCAATCCGCTTCATgcgagtaaaaaatatatataacaggtatgtattacagtatgtgggcctatgaggcAAATTTACAAACCTGCATTTATtattacagtttatgtgcattacatcttgtaaatgcaatttTTCAATGATTGTTATATCCCTCAGTACAAGGACAATCAGTATTTTAcgagtatcgatattcttctattcagcttcagttattctttcaagtttattacttgctgagctttgtagctcaccttatactcttcaccattccaagtcctAGTAGAGAAGTACCAAATGTGGGGCTTAGCAGCAGTGGTCAATAATGTGTGTTCGCGGAGCCGCTTAAGGACCAAAGATATCTAGGAGttttatagtgtcttgtcaatttagggttattttatatttttagttgagaGATTTTCCTTAGTCAGTAGATTGTGTTTCCAGTTTATTTTGACTcagtttttatttcaatttgattgagatgttcagttataaTTGATCAGTTAAGTTACTCCAGATTTTATCTTAtcaaagagttttattttattttatctattttcctAGTAGCACCtctctcgggcagttctaggagaggggatGTTACATTTATCGTCAGTCGAATACTTCAACCCATCTcgagaatctctccatattctCAAGATATTATAAAAGGCCCTAGGTAACGCTTAGCAACAACCCAAAACAATATAGAAGGGaatgaagtctaacttcaaTTGAGCTTATTACAGTTGTTGATTACAGTGTAATACAattcttccatcacctaacgtcccaATTGAGCGAGAGTCATGgtatgataaactcacaaattcaataactatgtgttCAATCTCATCagtgtgactagatgacacctcaggaaACTCTTTCTTAATTAATCATACTACCTAAGTCAAGGAATTTCCTATAACACTAATAGTAGACCAAATAAGACATTCGCCCCAACTTGATGAGGGTAATGGATCCTATCCGTGAGCACCTAGCTCCATGCACCAACAATACAAGACCACATAAATAAACACCTCACAATCGAATGGTTCGGTGCATCAGTAAATctcacacaccaatacacaagacaGTCATGTCGCTTTAAGTTAAATGATCAGTTACACAATCACAATTTGATGACAAAAtcattatccaccatgccatTGATCAGTCATTGGTGTCACGTTCAATATGTTGTACTCTAACAACCACCCACAAGTTTACTATTAGCATCACATGTTATGCagtatgtgactcaccaccctcaACCATTAGTATATCATACTAATCAAGGTAGTAAACTACGTGCTAGTTCGAAAATGATTAATCAGAGTTCTCATCTAAATAATCTGAGtaggaacatttaagaaatCCCGTTATCATATTATctcgtcacatattcttaacatctTAATAGTAAAAATCTCACACAAGAAATCCAAGGATTATTCATACAACGACCTAGAAAGTAatgaatgatgaaaaacttgcatttattaatatcaatgttttaaaaaccgGACCGGAGAGCGAACCGATCTATTAACTGGGTCACGGGTCAGTTGGTTCGATCGGTTAAACCGGAGTGGTCCGACcggatgatgtcatatatatatatatatatattaatatggaCACACACATACAAGACATCACTGTTattaaagataatttataccctgtaataaataattaataaaaaattataattaatcatcctaataaaataaataatcaataatatcaatacaattataataattttaactaaaatcatcaatatagttaatggcatgggaatgattgCTCAATAGGACATACAGAtcttaactaaaaaaaatcaacaaaaacgTTTATCAGCCTAAGAAGTCCAGAATACGCAATCAAGGGAATTGAAAATGGTTTAGAGACcataatcaataatatcaatataattttaactaaaattatcACAAGACCTGTCAAATGCCCATGCCAAATCTTCTTAGGATGCTAAAATCATCACAAGTTCTCAATTTCAAATTATCTCTAACAAACACAATTTCAAACTCACAACAGAGATTGCAACCAatcttcttcattattttcatctTCCTCTAGTGAAGCACCACCTCTGCCATCTTCATTATCTTCATTAAGTACCATAAATTCAGCTTCTTCATTATCTTCATCATTTTTTGGATGTTCTTCAATCATACCCTCTAGCTCATCAATGTCAAGTTcgccttcttcctcttcttctaatATCCAAAACTCAGTTTTGTCAATTGATTCATAATCAACAGGGTCATAAGATCTTTTGTCAACTTTAGAcctataaaaagtaaaaacaatcaCTAAATCAATgtttgaaaataagaacaaataaaataaataaattcttgtaTAAAATGGTTTCGTACCTATTTTGCAAACGCAAATTGTAATGAACATAAACCAAGTCATTGAGCCTTTGATGCTCTAATATGTTTCTCTTTTTAGTATGTATGCGctcaaacacactccaattgCGTTCACATCCAGACGAAGAAGATGTTTGACTAAGAATTCTTATTGCCAACTTTTGCAAAGTTGGCCCATCATAACCAAAGATCTTCCACCAATCATCTaaataaacaaagacaaatCAATATAATGCATTAGATAATAGATATCAAACTACAAGTTTAATTTATGCTTACCGGGTCTAATAGTCCTACAACTTGTAATAGCCAAATCTCGTGAAAAACCTTTCTCTTTATCTCGAAAAAATGGAATCTCATCAACTAGTTTTTGCTTCTTGTAAAGTTTTTGCTTGTCAATTACATCCAAAACTgctttcataatttctggcTTTTTGCAAGAATTTTCTTGATCATACTGAAAAACTGGATTGAACCAATATGCTGCAGCATGAAGATCATGGCGTAACATTCTATCCCATCGTCCCTTGATCAATGCGATATAAGGCTTGTACAAAGTCTTCcttcctttaaataatttttttatccctTTACGAGCCCTATGCATTCCATCATAAACATACCCTAATGATGGTTTTTCATCAGAATCACAAATGCGCAAAAGGCGTATCAAAGGTGTCATTATTCTGACAAAGATCAAGCTATTGTTCCAAAATCTTTTCATCTAAAACAATTTGCTTGACTTCTCTACCTTTTGGAAtcttaagaaattttttatagcCATCACTTACCACCAAAGCTTGTAGGTGATCTTTGTGATCATGCAAACTCTTCAATGCAATAAATGTTGTGGCAAAATGAGTAGCTCCTGGACAAACTATCTCTTTCCAACCAGGCCTCATCCTCAACCAATTCAAGGTCCATTTGTGATTGTAGATAAAAATAATGACCTTTGAAGCTAAAGTAGCAACATTTTTCACATCATTCATCTCTGGCATATCTTTCATAATCAAATTGATACAATGAGTAGCACATGGAGACCATCGAATAGTAGGATATCTCTCTGAAAGTTTCCTCCCAGTAGCTTTATAATTAACACCATTATCTGTCACCATATGAACCACATTATTTGGACCAACAAACTCAACAATCTCTACAAAAAGATTACCTAATGTTTCAGCATCCGTTATGAAATTTGAGACATCAACAGACTTGATGAATGATAGGCCCTTTGAACAATACACCAAAAAGTTAATCAATGGCCTTTGCCTagcatccatccatccatcaccCATAATTGTGCATCCGACTTTAGCCCAATCTGATCGAAAAGAATCAATAATTAGCTTGACTTGTGTCTTCGCATCCCTCAATAAATTAACACGCAATGCATGATAATTAGGAGCCTTATATCCATGACCCATACTAGCTATTTTGTCAACTGCTTTATGAAAAAATGGAGAATTCACTGCATTTGTAGGAATACATGCATCATAAAACCATAAAGCAATTGCCATGTCAGTGTCATGCCATCTTTCTTTACTTTGCACACAAGCCTTAATGGAAGGTTGTTTAGAATCTTGAACTCcatatttgaaaaatgatgtCATCTCTCCAACTTTTCTCTTCCCTTTGGAGGACGCAGAACTACCACTTTTACCATCTTTAGTTGTAAAATGTTGGATCTCTTCaatctcatcatcatcatcatcaaattgaGGCCcactcttattttcttttgccttttgcaAGTTTTCTTGTAATGACCCTTGAATCAAAAACCTCACATCTCCTGGAACTTTTTTACAAGAGTCAACATTTCCCTTCATTCCAGCTAGATGTTGCTTCATTCTATTAATACCTCCTCCTGCATtcttttttttgacaaaaagtACATATTAAGACCTTCTTTCCTTCAGAATTTTGTGCTTCAGTAACATATCTCCATGCTATGTCTTTTTTCTATCTAATGGTTGCTCCTTGACTAGGAGTATATTGATCTGAGGACTGCTCTTCACTATTTGGAGTTGATCTTGAGTCAACAATTTCCATTtactaaaaacaaataaaaacacaaacGATTACACATATTACAActaattaatattacataaacaaattaattaatggggCAAATAGCAATGAAACTAGTAACAgaattcataattcataaacaaagaaaatagcTACAACAAATAGCAAACTTTAATTATAGTTTAAGAAAATTCCACGCAATTGAAGGATGATTCAAACTTTAATTACAGTTTGAGTAACTTTAATTGTAACGTAAATGTTGCAACGAAATGGAAGATGATTCCACGCAAGAAAATTATCACAAACCCATGAGAAGCCAACAGAGGGTTTTTTCAAAGAAGGCAgaggaaggaaaaataaaatattgcatAAAATCTCAACCCCAAGTAACTATAAATttcgaaaaagaaaaagaaaaaaaactagaCTAACCTCTTGAATGAGAAGCACGAGTAGCGGCCAAATACGATGGCGAGAGGAGGAGTGTGGCGGTAAGGTGTGACGGTGAGAGAAGGAGTGCGATGAAGTATGGCAGGTTAGCAGCGAGGTGTAGATGTGCAGTGCAACAGCAATGGAACTAAGAAGAAAAATTACAGAGGAAGAGTTGCGAACGTCCAAAGCACTGAAGCAACAACAAATGAGAAAGGTAAAGTGATTAAACCCTAGCTAGCTCAAGTACCAAccaaaatgattaaaaaaatcgGGGTCAACCCGGTTTCCGGTTCTGACCCGGTTCACTGGGTTACCCCGGTTTTGACCGGTTTAAACGATGGTcaactatatacatataatcGGACCGGATTACAGACCAGTTCCCGGTTTAACCGATCGAACCACCCAGTTTGAtctgatttttaaaacattgattaatatatacaaagatatatCAAATGTATTTACACAAGCGCTAAACGTCATGTAAATATAGCATTAGGGCACATCACTAACAGGTACAGGTAACCATATGCTATACAAAAACATTAAAAGAAACATGAAAGTAATTGTTACCTCACGCACGTTAGGATACTGTCGATTACTTCACTGATGCACCAAGACTCGAACTCTTTCGATCTCTTGCAAGCTCTCATGAACCAGCTCTCCTCCAAGCTTTGTTCACTCTAGTACTTGCACTTTAGTTGACCACGCCAACCCCCACAGGCATAGGGGACCAAGGCAGTCCACACCTAGGTCACAACGAAACCCTTTCATGCACCCACATGCTAAACGAGTTCAATC encodes:
- the LOC127791603 gene encoding uncharacterized protein LOC127791603 translates to MTPLIRLLRICDSDEKPSLGYVYDGMHRARKGIKKLFKGRKTLYKPYIALIKGRWDRMLRHDLHAAAYWFNPVFQYDQENSCKKPEIMKAVLDVIDKQKLYKKQKLVDEIPFFRDKEKGFSRDLAITSCRTIRPDDWWKIFGYDGPTLQKLAIRILSQTSSSSGCERNWSVFERIHTKKRNILEHQRLNDLVYVHYNLRLQNRSKVDKRSYDPVDYESIDKTEFWILEEEEEGELDIDELEGMIEEHPKNDEDNEEAEFMVLNEDNEDGRGGASLEEDENNEEDWLQSLL
- the LOC127791604 gene encoding uncharacterized protein LOC127791604, with the translated sequence MKQHLAGMKGNVDSCKKVPGDVRFLIQGSLQENLQKAKENKSGPQFDDDDDEIEEIQHFTTKDGKSGSSASSKGKRKVGEMTSFFKYGVQDSKQPSIKACVQSKERWHDTDMAIALWFYDACIPTNAVNSPFFHKAVDKIASMGHGYKAPNYHALRVNLLRDAKTQVKLIIDSFRSDWAKVGCTIMGDGWMDARQRPLINFLVYCSKGLSFIKSVDVSNFITDAETLGNLFVEIVEFVGPNNVVHMVTDNGVNYKATGRKLSERYPTIRWSPCATHCINLIMKDMPEMNDVKNVATLASKVIIFIYNHKWTLNWLRMRPGWKEIVCPGATHFATTFIALKSLHDHKDHLQALVVSDGYKKFLKIPKGREVKQIVLDEKILEQ